A stretch of the Leptospira kirschneri serovar Cynopteri str. 3522 CT genome encodes the following:
- a CDS encoding vWA domain-containing protein: MKNDFSTFIRWKLILGNGSEQSFGNETFSEEQQRMNVAMEYLYGREYKEDRNVRTGGLNESNLTVPLWINEIHELFPKRTIERIEKDALERYQVMEMVTNPELLKRASPNTTLLKAVLHTQHLMNPQVLSLARELVRKVIDELMKKLETTILTSFQGVKNRNLRSSLKIYKNFDIKNTIRSNLKHYDLKSQKLILQKPLFHSRTYRSIAERWHLIILVDQSGSMLDSVIHSAVTASIFWGIKSIKTSLILFDTEIVDVTDHCSDPVETLMKVQLGGGTDIGSALLYAEGKIENPRRTIIVLISDFCEGAPPLKLISNTHHLVESGVKVLGLAALDETSNPNYDKEMAEKLVNVGAEIAAMTPGELANWVSEKIK; this comes from the coding sequence ATGAAAAACGATTTTAGCACATTCATTCGATGGAAACTCATTCTTGGCAACGGTTCAGAACAATCTTTTGGAAACGAAACATTTTCCGAAGAACAACAAAGAATGAACGTTGCGATGGAATATCTATACGGTAGAGAGTATAAAGAGGATCGTAACGTACGAACCGGAGGTCTGAACGAATCCAATCTGACCGTACCTTTATGGATCAACGAAATACATGAACTTTTTCCTAAAAGAACGATAGAACGGATCGAAAAAGACGCATTAGAACGTTATCAAGTGATGGAAATGGTAACCAATCCAGAACTTTTGAAACGGGCTTCGCCTAATACAACTCTTTTAAAAGCGGTATTACACACTCAACATCTTATGAATCCGCAAGTATTAAGCCTGGCCCGAGAACTCGTTCGAAAAGTGATCGATGAATTGATGAAAAAATTAGAAACTACAATATTAACTTCTTTTCAAGGAGTTAAAAATAGAAATCTACGTTCTTCTTTAAAGATTTATAAAAACTTCGACATCAAAAATACGATCCGCTCCAACTTAAAACACTACGATCTTAAATCCCAAAAGTTGATTCTTCAAAAGCCATTGTTTCATTCCAGAACTTATCGTTCTATAGCAGAACGTTGGCATCTAATCATTTTAGTGGACCAATCCGGAAGTATGTTGGACAGTGTCATCCACTCTGCGGTTACCGCTTCCATCTTTTGGGGAATTAAATCGATCAAGACCAGTTTGATTTTATTTGATACCGAAATCGTGGACGTTACAGATCATTGTTCTGATCCGGTAGAAACTCTCATGAAAGTGCAGTTAGGTGGTGGTACGGATATTGGTTCGGCTCTATTATATGCAGAAGGAAAAATCGAAAACCCGCGCAGAACCATAATCGTATTGATTAGCGATTTTTGCGAAGGAGCCCCTCCCTTAAAACTCATTTCCAACACTCATCACTTGGTGGAAAGCGGAGTGAAAGTGTTAGGTTTAGCAGCGTTAGACGAAACTTCAAATCCAAACTATGACAAGGAAATGGCAGAGAAACTCGTAAATGTGGGAGCAGAAATAGCCGCGATGACTCCTGGAGAACTTGCCAATTGGGTAAGCGAAAAAATCAAGTAG
- the lenA gene encoding endostatin-like outer membrane protein LenA, which translates to MKKIFLTLLIGSVVCALYSCGDKKEEDNSELLLFLLNSLGSSNNTSTPVVTSCKDASFCRTFIATNNGAGYNGNLGGISGADAKCAAAKSSSLTGAYKALIVDGPTGRQVISAFDGSVDKKDWVLYPNKQYRRSDGTTITFTTNANSIVVDNLQNGIDSGAQKFFWNGLGNNVGFLWEPLSNCNNWNSADGLITGQAGNTTQLQADITPEGAFTVDNHDCNTNLNLLCVEQ; encoded by the coding sequence TTGAAAAAAATATTTCTAACATTGCTTATCGGATCCGTTGTATGCGCTCTTTATTCGTGTGGGGATAAAAAAGAAGAAGATAATTCAGAACTACTTCTTTTCCTTCTCAATTCATTAGGTTCTTCTAATAATACTTCTACTCCCGTCGTTACTTCTTGTAAGGATGCTTCTTTTTGTAGAACTTTTATCGCTACCAATAACGGGGCGGGTTATAATGGAAACTTAGGTGGAATTTCTGGAGCAGACGCAAAGTGTGCCGCTGCAAAATCTTCTAGTTTAACGGGAGCTTATAAGGCTTTGATTGTCGACGGTCCAACTGGAAGACAAGTTATTTCTGCTTTCGATGGATCAGTAGATAAAAAAGATTGGGTTCTTTATCCAAACAAACAATACCGTAGGAGCGACGGCACTACGATTACCTTTACTACAAACGCAAATTCTATTGTTGTAGATAATCTTCAAAATGGAATTGATTCAGGAGCTCAAAAATTCTTTTGGAACGGTTTAGGAAACAACGTTGGATTTCTTTGGGAGCCATTATCAAACTGTAATAATTGGAATTCTGCCGACGGACTTATTACTGGACAGGCTGGAAATACAACCCAACTTCAAGCGGATATAACTCCAGAAGGAGCTTTTACCGTTGATAACCATGATTGTAATACCAATCTAAATCTTCTCTGTGTAGAACAGTAA